TGCCACTGTAGGCAAGGTGGGCGGCCTGGCGCTGGGCTACTTCATCGTGATGTCCACCTTCGCACTGGCCATCGGCCTCGTGGTGGGCAACCTCATCCACCCCGGTGAAGGCCTCAAGCTGACGCCGTACGATCCCAATAAGAAGGCCGCCACAGACAGCACGGTTGACTTCCTGCTGGGCATCATCCCAGGCGACATTCCGGTGCTGCCCACCCTGCTGGCCGCGATCCTCGTCGGCTTCGCCCTGCAGAAAATGGGCCCCCAGGGTGCCCCCATCCTCAAGGCCATCGGCCACGGCCAGGCGCTTGTCTTCCGCATCCTCATCATGGTCATGTGGCTGGCGCCGGTTGGTGCCTTCGGTGCCATCGCCGCAGTTGTCGGTGCCACCGGCTTCCAGGCGATCGTGAGCATGTTCACCCTGATGCTGGCGTTCTACATCACCTGCGCACTGTTCATCGTCGTCATCCTCGGCGGCCTCCTGCAGGTCGTGGCCGGCGTCAACATCTTCCGCCTCATGAAGTACCTGGCCCGCGAATACCTGCTGATCTTCTCCACGTCCTCCTCTGAAGCCGCACTGCCGCGCCTCATCGCCAAGATGGAACACCTTGGTGTGTCCAAGCCGGTCGTGGGCGTGACGGTTCCCACCGGATACTCCTTCAACCTTGACGGCACTGCCATCTACCTGACCATGGCATCCCTGTTCGTGGCGAACGCCATGGGCACCCCGCTGGACCTCGGCGCGCAGGTTTCCCTGCTGGTCTTCATGATCATCGCTTCCAAGGGCGCAGCAGGCGTCACCGGTGCCGGCCTGGCCACTCTGGCCGCAGGCCTGCAGGCCCACAAGCCCGAGCTTCTTGGCGGCGTCGGCATGATCGTGGGTATCGACCGCTTCATGTCCGAGGCCCGAGCCCTGACCAACTTCACGGGTAACGCCGTGGCTACGGTCCTGATCGGCACCTGGGTCAAGGAGATCGACGGCGGCCAGGTCGAGCGTGTCCTGTCCGGCGAAGAGCCCTTCGACGAGCAGACCATGATCGCCGGTCACCACGTCGAACAGGAAGTAGCGGCACCGGCCCCGGCCCCGGCCCGCGCCTGAACCGCCCCCGCCTGAAGGGCCTGCTTCAACCGCCGGCCTGAGGGACATTCGAACCGCCCGTG
Above is a window of Arthrobacter sp. FB24 DNA encoding:
- a CDS encoding C4-dicarboxylate transporter DctA, which codes for MASQRGESAAPVKAKRKGLDKSHYLYIAVIVAVILGAVIGLMFPEVGKSLKPLGDGFIKLIKMMIAPVIFCTIVLGIGSIAKAATVGKVGGLALGYFIVMSTFALAIGLVVGNLIHPGEGLKLTPYDPNKKAATDSTVDFLLGIIPGDIPVLPTLLAAILVGFALQKMGPQGAPILKAIGHGQALVFRILIMVMWLAPVGAFGAIAAVVGATGFQAIVSMFTLMLAFYITCALFIVVILGGLLQVVAGVNIFRLMKYLAREYLLIFSTSSSEAALPRLIAKMEHLGVSKPVVGVTVPTGYSFNLDGTAIYLTMASLFVANAMGTPLDLGAQVSLLVFMIIASKGAAGVTGAGLATLAAGLQAHKPELLGGVGMIVGIDRFMSEARALTNFTGNAVATVLIGTWVKEIDGGQVERVLSGEEPFDEQTMIAGHHVEQEVAAPAPAPARA